ATATTTCATCTGTATCAGCTTCATCATCTTATGAGTTCGAGCCTTCAGCAGAAGCGATTCTCGAAACACTTCTCCCACAATACACGGAGAGCCTCATTTATGGAGCGGTACTCGATGGAAAAGCGAGCGAACATGCTTCCAGTATGACAGCGATGAAGACGGCGACAGACAATGCGTCTGACCTAATTGATTCGTTAACATTACAATTTAACCGTGCTCGTCAAGCAGCGATCACTCAGGAAATCACTGAAATCGTAGCCGGCGTAGCAGCACTCGAATAAAAGATTTGAAACAGTAAGACAGGAGGGAAAAGCATGAGTAATGGACATATTCTTCAAGTTATGGGTCCAGTTGTCGACGTAAAGTTCGAAAACGGACAACTTCCAGCGATCTATAACGCATTGAAGGTTAATATCGACCGTTCTAACGGAGTGGTTGAAGTATTGACTTTAGAAGTAGCACTTCACCTTGGTGATGATGCAGTTCGTACGATTGCAATGTCTTCGACAGATGGTCTGAAACGTGGTACGTCAGTAATTAATACAGGCGCACCCATTTCTGTTCCAGTTGGTGACGTTACACTCGGACGTGTATTTAACGTACTAGGTGAGGAAATTGACATGCGTGAGCCAGTTCCTGCTGAATCACAACGTGACCCAATTCACCGTGCTGCACCTACATTCGAATTCCTATCCACAGAGGTAGAAATTCTTGAAACAGGAATTAAAGTAGTTGACTTGCTTGCACCATACATCAAGGGTGGTAAAATCGGACTCTTCGGTGGTGCTGGAGTTGGTAAAACAGTTCTAATTCAGGAATTAATCAACAACATCGCACAAGAACACGGTGGTATTTCCGTATTCGCTGGTGTTGGAGAGCGTACTCGTGAAGGAAACGACTTGTACTTTGAAATGACAGATTCAGGCGTTATCAAGAAAACGGCAATGGTATTCGGTCAGATGAACGAGCCACCAGGCGCACGTATGCGTGTTGCACTTTCTGGCTTGACTATGGCTGAGTATTTCCGTGATGAGCAAGGACAAGACGTTCTATTGTTCATCGATAACATTTTCCGCTTTACACAAGCAGGTTCTGAAGTTTCTGCCCTACTTGGACGTATGCCTTCTGCGGTTGGTTACCAGCCGACATTGGCTACAGAAATGGGTCAGTTACAAGAGCGAATCACTTCTACAAATAAAGGGTCGGTTACATCGATCCAAGCAATCTACGTACCAGCGGATGACTATACGGATCCAGCTCCGGCAACAACTTTCGCTCACTTAGATGCAACAACGAACTTGGAGCGTAAACTTTCAGAGATGGGTATCTACCCAGCTGTGGATCCACTAGCTTCTTCTTCACGTGCATTGAGTGCAGAAATCGTTGGACCGGAACACTACCGTGTAGCTCGTGAAGTACAAACTACTCTTCAACGATACCGTGAATTGCAAGATATCATCGCAATCCTAGGTATGGATGAGTTGGATGAAGACGACAAGCAGGTTGTTGACCGCGCACGTCGTATCCAGTTCTTCTTGTCACAAAACTTCCACGTTGCGGAGCAGTTTACAGGACAAAAAGGTTCTTACGTTCCTGTTGCTGAAACGATCAAAGGCTTTGCTGAAATTCTTGAAGGTAAGTATGATCACTTACCGGAAGATGCATTCCGTCTAGTTGGACGTATCGAAGAAGTTATCGCAAAAGCAAAAGCTATGGGTGTAGAAGTCTAAGAAAAGGGACCAGGAGGGAAAAAAATGAGTAAAATCAAAGTGAATATCGTCACTCCCGACGGCCCTGTTGTTGAAATGGATGCGAACATGGTGATTGCAGTTACCGAAGCAGGTGAGATCGGGGTTCTACCCGGTCACATCGCGATGGTCGCGCCGCTTCAAATTGGTGCACTTCGCCTAAAGACAGATGGCAAAACAGAAACAGTCGCAGTCCACGGAGGCTTCATCGAGGTCCGTCCTGAAGTTGTCACTGTATTGGCACAGAGTGCGGAACTGGCTGAGTCTATTGATATCGCACGCGCAAAGAAAGCTGCTGAAAAAGCTGAACAAGATCTTCAGAAAAAGACTGATGACCTTTCTCAAAACTTAGCAGAGCTTGATTTAAAACGTGCTATTAACCGCATACAAG
This window of the Sporosarcina ureae genome carries:
- the atpD gene encoding F0F1 ATP synthase subunit beta; amino-acid sequence: MSNGHILQVMGPVVDVKFENGQLPAIYNALKVNIDRSNGVVEVLTLEVALHLGDDAVRTIAMSSTDGLKRGTSVINTGAPISVPVGDVTLGRVFNVLGEEIDMREPVPAESQRDPIHRAAPTFEFLSTEVEILETGIKVVDLLAPYIKGGKIGLFGGAGVGKTVLIQELINNIAQEHGGISVFAGVGERTREGNDLYFEMTDSGVIKKTAMVFGQMNEPPGARMRVALSGLTMAEYFRDEQGQDVLLFIDNIFRFTQAGSEVSALLGRMPSAVGYQPTLATEMGQLQERITSTNKGSVTSIQAIYVPADDYTDPAPATTFAHLDATTNLERKLSEMGIYPAVDPLASSSRALSAEIVGPEHYRVAREVQTTLQRYRELQDIIAILGMDELDEDDKQVVDRARRIQFFLSQNFHVAEQFTGQKGSYVPVAETIKGFAEILEGKYDHLPEDAFRLVGRIEEVIAKAKAMGVEV
- a CDS encoding F0F1 ATP synthase subunit epsilon; the encoded protein is MSKIKVNIVTPDGPVVEMDANMVIAVTEAGEIGVLPGHIAMVAPLQIGALRLKTDGKTETVAVHGGFIEVRPEVVTVLAQSAELAESIDIARAKKAAEKAEQDLQKKTDDLSQNLAELDLKRAINRIQVYEQRI